A genome region from Cohaesibacter gelatinilyticus includes the following:
- the mtnA gene encoding S-methyl-5-thioribose-1-phosphate isomerase: MKVNGTPYRTIWLDDDGRTVKTIDQRWLPHEFRVVDLTSREDVAIAIKDMWVRGAPLIGATAAFGMAIQMGIDPSDASLHETWDILHDTRPTAINLKWALDDMRALLMPLAPADRVEAAYRRAVEICDEDVEICRQIGLNGLKIIEEIAAKKCGKPVNILTHCNAGWLATVDWGTATSPIYHALEKGIEVHVWVDETRPRNQGAHLTTWEMVSHGVPHKLIVDNAGGHLMQHGEVDLVIVGTDRTTAHGDVCNKIGTYLKALAAHDNNVPFYVALPSPTIDWTVKDGVKEIPIEERDGEEISHLWGKQEDGSIGQVQVSPDGAEHGNPAFDVTPSRLVTGLITERGVCDASREGLAGLFPEFAK; the protein is encoded by the coding sequence GTGAAAGTTAATGGAACTCCCTATCGGACGATCTGGCTCGATGACGATGGTCGCACAGTCAAGACAATAGACCAGCGTTGGTTGCCCCACGAGTTCCGCGTTGTGGATCTTACCAGTCGAGAGGATGTCGCAATTGCCATCAAAGATATGTGGGTGCGCGGTGCGCCTTTGATTGGTGCGACGGCAGCCTTTGGCATGGCCATTCAGATGGGGATCGACCCGTCGGATGCTTCACTGCACGAGACCTGGGATATCTTGCATGATACGCGCCCGACCGCCATCAATTTGAAATGGGCGCTGGATGATATGCGTGCCTTGCTGATGCCATTGGCGCCGGCAGACAGGGTCGAAGCAGCTTATAGGCGTGCGGTTGAAATTTGCGATGAAGATGTCGAGATTTGCCGCCAGATCGGTCTTAATGGCCTCAAGATCATTGAAGAAATTGCCGCCAAAAAATGCGGAAAGCCGGTCAATATTCTCACCCACTGCAATGCTGGGTGGCTGGCAACGGTTGATTGGGGGACAGCCACTTCGCCTATTTATCATGCTTTGGAAAAAGGCATCGAGGTGCATGTGTGGGTCGATGAAACACGCCCGCGCAATCAAGGTGCCCATTTGACGACATGGGAGATGGTCAGTCATGGGGTTCCGCATAAGCTGATTGTTGACAATGCCGGAGGGCATTTGATGCAGCATGGCGAGGTGGATCTGGTCATCGTGGGGACGGATCGGACCACCGCTCATGGGGATGTTTGCAACAAGATCGGTACCTATCTCAAGGCCCTGGCGGCCCATGACAACAATGTGCCTTTCTATGTGGCTCTGCCATCACCAACCATCGACTGGACCGTGAAAGATGGGGTGAAGGAAATTCCCATTGAAGAGCGCGACGGAGAAGAGATTTCTCATCTATGGGGCAAACAGGAAGATGGCAGTATTGGTCAGGTTCAAGTCTCCCCAGATGGGGCAGAGCATGGCAACCCTGCCTTTGACGTGACGCCGTCGCGTCTTGTCACCGGACTTATCACGGAGCGCGGTGTATGTGATGCATCACGTGAAGGTTTGGCGGGTCTTTTCCCGGAATTTGCGAAATAG
- a CDS encoding IclR family transcriptional regulator domain-containing protein — protein MAMLQTLDRGLKALFFIANSENGKSVAELANELEIDRAVAYRIANTLEHNGLVSRKMGGRLFLGASIVGLESSFEPQLRQLVRPLLKELAQKTNATAFMTIAQDEEGVAISVCEPDTALLRVGYKVGSRHPINMGAAGIAILAARPETAADRPEICEARKAGYSITRGALQKGAVGVARALSRIERNTGPFEASIGVVAMEDLDIDNAVSSVLNCVQKTDHLLSN, from the coding sequence ATGGCGATGCTTCAAACACTGGATCGCGGCCTCAAGGCGCTGTTCTTCATTGCAAATTCCGAGAATGGAAAAAGTGTTGCAGAGCTGGCCAACGAGCTGGAAATCGACCGGGCTGTTGCCTATCGCATTGCCAATACGCTGGAGCATAACGGTCTTGTTTCCCGAAAAATGGGGGGGCGCCTGTTTCTCGGTGCCTCTATTGTCGGTCTCGAAAGCAGTTTCGAGCCTCAGTTAAGGCAATTGGTTCGGCCTTTGCTGAAAGAACTGGCTCAGAAAACCAATGCCACTGCTTTCATGACCATCGCGCAGGATGAGGAAGGCGTTGCCATATCTGTTTGCGAGCCGGATACCGCACTTCTGCGCGTTGGCTATAAAGTCGGCAGCCGCCATCCCATTAATATGGGCGCGGCCGGGATTGCCATTCTTGCAGCACGGCCAGAGACAGCCGCTGATAGACCAGAGATTTGTGAAGCAAGAAAAGCCGGTTACAGCATCACACGTGGCGCTCTCCAGAAAGGGGCAGTGGGTGTTGCTCGTGCCCTGTCTCGGATAGAGCGAAATACCGGCCCTTTTGAGGCCAGTATTGGTGTTGTCGCCATGGAAGATCTTGATATCGATAACGCTGTTTCGTCTGTGCTCAACTGCGTGCAAAAAACTGATCACTTGCTATCCAACTAA
- a CDS encoding RHE_PE00001 family protein has product MVYPFLSHAIKLDFERLIGPVEKCGRALSRLDERLRRSPDLAEGFRIRSHFWEAHATSWLEGELVPMEDLVLHEAKTDVRLPTQELGRAHHFLQLRKRVDRHEQGWCLETASLMKLAGHGNDEIDSKPSRYETVDPEHDDHETWAALFADLDEVSKRTDALISGNIAEFDTGAKIQMSAQEQSRHNALDQWCQLQGMVAHYPPQLAAAILLDAWLSLIPIENQARLGRLMAADYLRTEICPNYLPLVAYGLYRSSFRWRRTDPLHTRLVMLLAGFEKGAEQGMEQLNRLAMAQDHMARACAGRRKNSRLPDFAALFIANPYVSIPMARKKLDVTAAAIDRMIEQMGPAMPRELTGRGRYRAWGIV; this is encoded by the coding sequence ATGGTTTATCCTTTTCTTTCTCATGCGATCAAGCTGGATTTTGAGCGCCTTATTGGGCCGGTTGAGAAATGCGGTCGAGCGTTGAGCCGTCTGGATGAGCGATTGAGACGATCTCCGGATCTGGCAGAGGGCTTTCGCATTCGCAGCCATTTCTGGGAAGCTCACGCAACCAGCTGGCTGGAAGGTGAGCTGGTGCCTATGGAAGATCTGGTTCTGCATGAAGCCAAAACGGATGTGCGTCTGCCTACGCAAGAATTGGGGCGTGCGCATCATTTTCTACAATTGAGAAAGCGTGTGGATCGTCACGAGCAGGGTTGGTGTCTGGAAACAGCCTCGCTCATGAAATTGGCGGGCCATGGGAATGATGAAATTGACAGCAAACCATCACGATATGAAACCGTGGATCCAGAACATGATGACCATGAAACCTGGGCGGCATTGTTTGCGGATCTTGATGAGGTTTCAAAGCGCACTGATGCGCTTATATCTGGAAATATTGCTGAGTTTGATACAGGTGCCAAAATCCAAATGAGTGCTCAGGAACAATCCCGGCACAATGCGTTGGATCAGTGGTGTCAACTTCAAGGAATGGTTGCGCATTATCCGCCACAACTGGCAGCAGCCATATTGCTTGATGCCTGGTTGTCTCTTATCCCAATTGAAAATCAGGCCCGGCTCGGGCGATTGATGGCAGCAGATTATTTGCGCACCGAGATATGCCCAAATTATTTGCCGCTCGTAGCCTATGGGCTCTATCGATCTTCTTTCCGCTGGCGGCGGACTGACCCACTGCATACACGATTGGTCATGTTGCTTGCGGGGTTCGAAAAAGGTGCCGAACAAGGTATGGAACAGCTTAATCGTCTGGCCATGGCACAGGACCACATGGCCCGCGCATGCGCAGGTCGACGCAAGAATTCTCGCCTTCCGGATTTTGCGGCCCTTTTCATTGCCAATCCTTATGTTTCAATTCCTATGGCGCGTAAGAAATTAGATGTCACAGCCGCAGCAATTGATCGCATGATAGAGCAAATGGGACCGGCCATGCCGCGAGAGCTCACCGGACGCGGTCGATACAGGGCTTGGGGGATTGTGTAG
- a CDS encoding substrate-binding domain-containing protein: MKLTRRIFGALAIGAMSFGALGSVAQAADMPKPFDKPGDVKIALVRYLSTGDFFQAYLSGVEKQAAALGVDLRVLDSRQDAALQADMVDQAIALGVDGIIVQHGLTESMQEAVQRAVDAGIKVVAFDVNVKNKAVPQVEQSDRDLARLALEQAVKDNGESFKAGYVYVPGIAPLDRRDETWKIFKAKYSGIKEKAMFGTLDNPIANSNANQARSILAANPDITVMFAPYDEFAKGVKIAVDEAGMTEQIKIYSADVSTSDIAAMREPGSAWAATAATNPAVVGEVSVRSLAMLLAGENPGANVIVPPTLITQKMLNELDIKNMEDLSAKLPQFAHADVATPAWMPLPKR, from the coding sequence ATGAAACTAACTCGTCGTATTTTTGGTGCTCTTGCAATTGGTGCCATGTCTTTCGGCGCTCTGGGCTCTGTTGCTCAGGCTGCAGATATGCCCAAGCCATTTGATAAGCCCGGTGATGTAAAAATTGCCCTCGTTCGCTATCTCTCAACTGGTGATTTCTTTCAGGCCTATCTGTCTGGCGTAGAGAAACAAGCTGCTGCTCTGGGCGTTGACCTTCGCGTGCTGGACAGCCGTCAGGATGCCGCTTTGCAGGCTGATATGGTTGATCAGGCAATTGCCCTAGGTGTGGATGGTATCATCGTTCAGCACGGCCTGACCGAAAGCATGCAAGAAGCTGTACAGCGCGCAGTGGATGCAGGCATCAAGGTGGTTGCGTTTGATGTGAATGTTAAGAATAAAGCCGTTCCACAAGTGGAACAATCTGACCGCGATCTGGCCCGTCTGGCCCTTGAACAAGCGGTAAAAGACAATGGTGAGAGCTTCAAGGCAGGATATGTCTATGTCCCTGGAATTGCTCCGCTTGATCGCCGTGACGAGACCTGGAAAATCTTCAAAGCCAAATATAGCGGCATCAAAGAAAAAGCCATGTTCGGCACTCTCGATAACCCGATTGCCAATTCCAATGCCAACCAGGCCCGCTCCATTTTGGCAGCCAACCCTGATATCACTGTGATGTTCGCTCCTTATGACGAATTTGCCAAGGGCGTGAAAATCGCAGTTGATGAAGCAGGCATGACCGAGCAGATCAAGATTTACTCTGCTGACGTCTCAACTTCTGACATCGCAGCCATGCGTGAGCCAGGTTCCGCTTGGGCCGCGACCGCAGCGACCAACCCTGCCGTTGTCGGTGAGGTTTCTGTTCGTTCGTTGGCAATGCTGCTGGCAGGTGAAAATCCAGGTGCCAACGTGATTGTACCGCCAACCCTGATCACCCAGAAAATGCTCAATGAGCTGGATATCAAAAATATGGAAGATCTGTCTGCAAAGCTGCCACAGTTCGCTCATGCTGATGTTGCAACTCCGGCGTGGATGCCGCTTCCAAAGCGCTAA
- the mtnK gene encoding S-methyl-5-thioribose kinase: MSNSVYEALTPQTLGERLGKLDVLTEYLGTDISTWSVKEVGDGNLNLVFIVESASGSVIVKQALPYVRLVGDSWPLPLSRAFFEYHALKRQALRDPGSVPEIYHFDEEQALIIMEFLTPHIILRHDLMSATRHETLAEVLGNFVARTLFRGSDLSMNAAERKQDVALFAGNDKLCDITENLIFNDPYFDAEMNRHTTPHLDGVVSELRADMDLKVEVQHLKSIFCANAETMLHGDLHTGSVMVTPSDVKVIDPEFALYGPMGFDVGMLLANFYMAYFAQPGHIADAEGCTDYQAWILQVCEDIWQHFVSEFSHLWRTERTGILYPASLYEDQGHHLASEQALTQMLSKIWQDMLGFCGVEMHRRILGLAHIAELDTIEDETLRAQCETKALLFGRHLIKNRHALGAPADLSRLALVMEKETRA, encoded by the coding sequence ATGTCGAACAGCGTGTATGAAGCCTTGACCCCTCAGACGCTGGGGGAAAGGTTAGGCAAACTTGATGTTCTCACCGAATATCTGGGGACAGACATTTCTACATGGTCGGTCAAGGAAGTGGGGGATGGCAACCTCAATCTGGTTTTTATTGTGGAGAGCGCATCTGGAAGCGTCATCGTAAAGCAGGCTTTGCCATATGTGCGCCTTGTCGGTGATAGCTGGCCGCTGCCTCTGAGCCGTGCCTTCTTTGAATATCACGCTTTGAAGCGACAGGCTCTTCGTGATCCAGGCAGTGTGCCCGAGATTTACCATTTCGATGAAGAGCAAGCCCTCATCATCATGGAATTTCTGACACCACACATCATTCTTCGCCATGATCTGATGTCGGCCACCAGACATGAAACATTGGCTGAGGTCTTGGGGAATTTCGTAGCACGCACCTTGTTCCGTGGATCCGATCTTTCCATGAATGCAGCGGAGCGGAAGCAAGATGTGGCTCTGTTTGCAGGGAATGACAAGCTTTGTGACATCACCGAAAACCTGATTTTCAATGATCCATATTTCGATGCAGAAATGAACCGCCACACCACGCCGCATTTGGATGGTGTTGTTTCAGAACTGCGCGCTGATATGGATCTCAAGGTAGAAGTGCAGCATCTCAAAAGTATCTTCTGCGCCAATGCAGAAACCATGCTGCATGGGGATCTGCACACCGGATCCGTGATGGTCACCCCGTCTGATGTGAAAGTCATTGATCCTGAATTTGCGCTATATGGCCCTATGGGATTTGATGTAGGCATGTTGCTAGCCAACTTCTATATGGCCTATTTCGCCCAACCGGGACATATCGCCGATGCTGAAGGCTGCACGGATTACCAAGCATGGATCCTGCAGGTCTGTGAAGACATCTGGCAACATTTCGTGAGTGAATTCTCGCATCTGTGGCGCACCGAGCGGACAGGCATCCTTTATCCTGCCAGCCTCTATGAAGATCAGGGACATCATCTGGCCTCCGAACAAGCCTTGACTCAAATGCTCTCGAAAATCTGGCAGGACATGCTGGGTTTCTGTGGCGTGGAAATGCATCGTCGCATCCTTGGCTTGGCCCATATTGCTGAACTGGACACGATTGAAGACGAAACTTTGCGTGCTCAGTGTGAGACCAAGGCTCTTTTGTTTGGCCGTCATCTTATCAAAAACCGCCATGCTCTTGGCGCCCCGGCAGACCTGTCCCGGCTTGCCCTTGTCATGGAAAAGGAGACACGCGCGTGA
- a CDS encoding ABC transporter permease, which yields MKPPSRSLTDLAIRYGFLMLLFGLVLFFSLAADGFASPYSAVFIFQSVAITGILALGVTATLVVDGFDLSIGSVATSALMLSAYVMVIWEQSAWVAVLACIIMGAVVGFINGFLIVKMRVPDLLATLGMMFLLVGLQRIPTEGRSIATGMTLPDGTVAEGKFSASFLALGRHRFDLIIDNLVPVSVVFLIVIAILIWVFLEYTRHGRVMYAIGSNERAAGLAGAPVNKYKIIAYMISGVMASIGGILLAARLGRGDIASGNNLLLDAVAAALIGFAVLGAAKPNAFGTAIGALFVGILLQGLTMMNAPYYTQDFVKGGVLVVALVFTFALSGRRGR from the coding sequence ATGAAACCACCATCCCGTAGTCTCACAGACCTGGCAATTCGCTATGGCTTCCTGATGCTGCTTTTTGGGCTTGTTCTATTTTTCAGCCTGGCCGCTGACGGTTTCGCCTCGCCTTACAGTGCGGTTTTCATTTTTCAGTCAGTTGCGATCACTGGCATTCTGGCTCTTGGCGTGACGGCGACACTCGTTGTAGATGGCTTTGATTTGTCCATTGGATCTGTCGCAACGTCTGCCCTGATGCTCTCGGCCTATGTAATGGTAATCTGGGAACAAAGCGCATGGGTTGCCGTACTTGCCTGCATTATCATGGGAGCAGTGGTTGGCTTCATAAATGGTTTTCTGATCGTGAAAATGCGGGTCCCGGATCTGCTCGCTACACTGGGCATGATGTTCCTGTTGGTAGGTTTGCAACGCATCCCGACTGAAGGACGTTCCATTGCAACTGGTATGACGCTACCGGATGGCACGGTTGCCGAAGGCAAATTCTCAGCTTCATTCCTGGCTCTTGGCCGTCACCGGTTTGATCTGATCATCGACAATCTGGTGCCAGTCTCCGTGGTCTTTCTGATTGTGATTGCCATTCTGATCTGGGTCTTTCTGGAATATACCCGCCACGGTCGGGTTATGTATGCAATCGGCTCCAATGAACGCGCAGCCGGTCTCGCAGGGGCACCGGTCAATAAATACAAAATCATCGCTTACATGATTTCAGGCGTCATGGCGTCCATTGGTGGCATCTTGCTGGCCGCTCGCCTTGGGCGCGGCGATATTGCCTCAGGCAACAATTTGCTGCTCGATGCTGTGGCTGCTGCTCTCATCGGCTTCGCCGTTCTGGGGGCCGCCAAACCCAATGCTTTTGGCACTGCCATTGGTGCCTTGTTCGTCGGCATTCTCTTGCAGGGGCTCACCATGATGAATGCCCCATATTACACACAGGATTTCGTCAAAGGTGGCGTTCTCGTCGTCGCCCTTGTCTTCACGTTTGCTCTTTCAGGGCGACGTGGTCGCTAA
- a CDS encoding sugar ABC transporter ATP-binding protein — MENTAVALNNIEKTFGANRVLRGVNLDIPKGKVTVLMGANGAGKSTLVKILCGVYARDGGDIRLDGQEFHPETPSQAIQQGVVTVHQNINDGVIPDLDVASNLMLDKLAGGDRSFFFNPTKNRREAQKIAERMGLEIDVSTEVQNLALADRQLVAIARAMAHEPKLMILDEPTSSLSASEAKRLFSLVDMLRDRGVAILYISHRMSDIRRLANRIVSMRDGAISGVFEEDNLDYEGAVNAMLGHRMTDVDIDVQASGSIALSLDNVILKPGASPISLQAHRNEVIAITGLVGTGKSRLAETLFGVCPVEGSITVNGETYAPKTTGQAIEKGVFLCPKDRGSSAVIPEADITRNITLPFLKHMATLSFVNKRAERRAAQELISKLGVVCQSENDDIGTLSGGNQQKVMVARWLSQPCDVLVLDEPFQGVDIAARRDIGRKLRETADQRATIVMVAELDEALEIADRILVMAEHTIVGDHINDANINIDQVLMEVAGQAASPSGHQEKVAS; from the coding sequence GTGGAAAATACTGCCGTTGCGCTAAACAACATTGAGAAGACCTTTGGAGCGAACCGTGTTCTGCGGGGCGTCAATCTGGATATTCCAAAAGGCAAAGTCACAGTCCTGATGGGCGCTAACGGCGCTGGAAAGTCCACCCTGGTGAAAATCCTGTGTGGCGTATATGCCCGTGATGGTGGAGACATTCGCCTTGATGGCCAAGAATTTCATCCCGAGACACCCTCACAGGCCATTCAACAAGGGGTCGTGACCGTTCATCAAAACATCAATGATGGCGTTATTCCAGACTTGGATGTTGCATCCAACCTCATGCTGGACAAGCTGGCTGGTGGGGATCGATCTTTCTTCTTCAATCCGACAAAAAACCGGCGTGAGGCCCAAAAAATTGCTGAACGCATGGGGCTTGAGATTGATGTATCTACCGAGGTGCAGAATCTGGCCCTTGCTGATCGGCAGTTGGTCGCCATTGCCCGGGCCATGGCCCATGAGCCGAAGCTGATGATTTTGGATGAGCCGACCTCATCTCTGTCTGCAAGCGAAGCAAAAAGACTGTTTTCACTGGTGGATATGCTGAGAGATCGTGGTGTCGCCATTCTCTATATTTCTCACAGAATGTCCGATATTCGCCGTCTGGCGAATCGCATTGTTTCCATGCGGGATGGTGCGATATCCGGTGTGTTTGAGGAAGACAATCTGGATTATGAAGGGGCGGTCAATGCAATGCTTGGCCACCGGATGACGGACGTCGATATCGATGTGCAAGCATCAGGTTCAATCGCCCTGTCACTCGACAATGTGATCCTGAAACCCGGTGCATCCCCGATCAGTCTACAAGCTCACCGTAATGAAGTGATTGCAATTACCGGACTTGTCGGCACAGGCAAATCCCGTCTTGCCGAAACCTTGTTTGGTGTATGCCCTGTCGAGGGGAGCATTACGGTGAATGGGGAGACTTATGCCCCCAAGACAACTGGACAGGCCATCGAGAAGGGTGTGTTTCTTTGCCCAAAGGATCGCGGTTCCAGTGCCGTTATCCCGGAAGCAGACATCACCCGTAACATCACCTTACCTTTCCTCAAACATATGGCAACGTTGTCATTTGTGAACAAGCGGGCAGAGCGGCGGGCGGCTCAAGAGCTGATCAGCAAGCTTGGTGTTGTCTGCCAGTCTGAGAACGATGACATCGGGACACTGTCTGGCGGCAACCAGCAAAAAGTCATGGTGGCCCGTTGGCTTTCCCAACCGTGCGATGTGCTGGTGCTCGATGAGCCATTTCAAGGGGTCGATATTGCAGCGCGCAGGGATATTGGCCGCAAATTGCGTGAAACCGCCGACCAGCGCGCAACCATCGTCATGGTGGCTGAGCTGGACGAAGCGCTGGAAATTGCCGACCGCATTCTGGTCATGGCCGAGCACACGATTGTGGGCGACCATATCAACGATGCCAATATCAATATCGATCAGGTGCTGATGGAGGTTGCGGGGCAAGCCGCATCACCATCTGGTCATCAAGAAAAAGTTGCCAGCTAA
- a CDS encoding glutathione S-transferase family protein, with protein sequence MIKLYAYNTINSLKVLMVLLETGLEHEFIPLNIRQGEQHSPEFRALNPVGKVPVIVDGDLVLAESNAILLYLAQKAEWGLGQSADDAAQINFWLFYQASSQSPYFGQVEYWSAIAKKPNPDALAQYKAIAHKSIAYLNDELEGRNYLYGDDYSIADIALFPWINDYGHLGLSLEDAPNVARWWKAVKARPATSKACRFFDDRSVFKTKKPTE encoded by the coding sequence ATGATCAAGCTTTATGCCTATAACACCATCAATTCGCTGAAAGTTTTGATGGTTTTGCTGGAAACCGGGCTCGAGCATGAGTTCATTCCCCTCAATATCAGGCAAGGGGAGCAGCATAGTCCGGAATTTCGCGCCTTGAACCCGGTCGGCAAGGTTCCCGTGATTGTGGACGGAGATCTTGTTCTGGCAGAATCCAATGCCATCTTGCTCTATCTTGCTCAGAAAGCTGAGTGGGGTCTGGGCCAGTCTGCAGATGATGCAGCGCAGATCAATTTCTGGCTCTTTTATCAGGCGTCATCTCAGAGCCCCTATTTCGGGCAGGTAGAATATTGGTCGGCAATTGCAAAGAAGCCCAATCCGGATGCGTTGGCCCAATATAAGGCTATTGCGCACAAGTCGATTGCCTATCTGAATGATGAGCTGGAGGGCCGGAATTATCTTTACGGCGATGATTATAGCATTGCTGACATCGCGCTTTTCCCATGGATCAATGATTATGGACATCTGGGCCTATCCCTTGAGGATGCTCCCAATGTTGCTCGTTGGTGGAAGGCGGTGAAGGCCAGACCAGCGACATCAAAGGCCTGTAGATTCTTTGATGATCGGTCCGTATTCAAAACGAAAAAGCCAACGGAATGA
- a CDS encoding cytochrome P450/oxidoreductase, giving the protein MENQRCPVKDHGNSPTGCPISSQAAAFNPFEGPYQVDPGDALRWARENEPVFYSPEIGYWVVTRYEDVKAVFRDNILFSPAIALEKITPAPPEAMDILKKYGFDMRRTMVNEDEPDHMARRRLLLDDFLPENLAKHEPAVRKLARQYMDRFIERGEAELISEFFYEIPLTIALHFLGVPDEGAEQLRQFAVAHTLNTWGRPTPEEQLKITEKVGRFWKTANDILDDMIANPDGEGWMYETVRQHFKHPDIVTESYMRSMMMAILAAAHETTSNASANALWTLLNNRDAWDELCENPSLIPSAVEECLRVAGSIVAWRRITTDDTEINGVGIPKGGKLLIVQASANKDDRYWENPDEIDIYRDNAVDHMTFGYGAHQCMGKNIGRMEMRIFLEEFTRRLPHLRLLPGQSFENLPNTSFRGPDKLFVEWDPAQNPEKHDPSILEQSISFKIGAPIKDDILRRVVVQDILQLAPNVKGFVLADPRGKTLPKWTPGSHVDLVSGDIRRKYSLCGNQLNTESYVIAISLEEDGRGGSKHFHETLAVGDDVRIAGPRNHFKLDETAEHYQLVAGGIGITPILAMADRLKTLGKSYELHYCGHSRENLALLDRVMHDHGEALSLHISNEKTRLDLARHFADLSSGHQIYTCGPDRMLVQLEEMAEAWPEGTLHFEYFSSGSSGLDPSNEKSFELVLSDTDLTIQVAADETVYNALRSVGVDISVDCGEGLCGTCEASVLEGEIDHRDRVLSKAERAAGDRMMTCCSRAKGDRLILGL; this is encoded by the coding sequence ATGGAAAACCAGCGCTGTCCGGTCAAAGATCATGGAAATTCCCCGACAGGATGTCCCATTTCCTCCCAAGCTGCTGCCTTCAATCCGTTCGAAGGCCCGTATCAGGTTGACCCCGGGGATGCACTGCGTTGGGCGCGGGAAAATGAGCCGGTTTTTTACAGCCCCGAAATCGGCTATTGGGTGGTGACACGATATGAAGATGTGAAGGCGGTCTTTCGCGACAACATTCTCTTCTCGCCTGCCATTGCCCTGGAGAAGATCACGCCTGCGCCGCCTGAAGCCATGGATATCTTGAAGAAATATGGCTTCGACATGCGCCGCACGATGGTGAATGAAGATGAGCCGGATCATATGGCACGTCGCCGTCTGCTGCTCGACGATTTCCTGCCGGAAAATCTGGCCAAGCATGAACCGGCAGTGCGCAAGCTCGCCCGCCAATATATGGACCGCTTCATTGAGCGCGGAGAGGCGGAGCTGATCAGTGAATTCTTCTATGAGATCCCGCTCACCATTGCACTGCATTTTCTTGGCGTTCCTGATGAAGGCGCCGAGCAGTTGCGTCAGTTTGCGGTAGCCCATACCCTCAATACCTGGGGGAGACCCACGCCCGAGGAGCAGTTGAAGATCACGGAAAAAGTCGGCCGTTTCTGGAAAACTGCCAATGACATTCTGGATGACATGATTGCCAACCCGGATGGGGAGGGCTGGATGTATGAAACCGTGCGTCAGCATTTCAAGCATCCTGACATCGTGACCGAGAGCTATATGCGGTCCATGATGATGGCGATCTTGGCAGCCGCTCACGAAACAACTTCCAATGCGTCCGCCAATGCACTCTGGACCTTGCTGAACAATCGTGATGCCTGGGATGAATTGTGTGAAAATCCAAGCCTGATCCCGAGCGCGGTCGAAGAATGCCTGCGTGTGGCAGGGTCCATCGTTGCCTGGCGCCGGATCACCACCGATGATACCGAGATCAATGGCGTCGGAATTCCTAAAGGCGGAAAGCTGCTGATCGTGCAGGCCAGCGCCAACAAGGATGATCGCTATTGGGAGAATCCGGACGAGATCGATATCTATCGCGACAATGCCGTCGACCATATGACCTTTGGCTATGGGGCCCATCAATGTATGGGCAAGAATATCGGCCGCATGGAAATGCGGATCTTTCTGGAAGAATTTACCCGCCGCTTGCCTCACTTGCGTTTGTTACCCGGGCAAAGTTTTGAAAATCTTCCCAATACATCCTTCCGAGGGCCTGACAAATTGTTCGTGGAATGGGATCCGGCGCAAAATCCGGAAAAGCATGATCCTTCCATTCTTGAGCAATCCATCTCGTTCAAGATTGGTGCCCCGATCAAGGATGATATTCTGCGCCGGGTGGTCGTGCAGGATATCCTCCAGCTTGCCCCGAATGTGAAAGGCTTTGTTCTGGCTGATCCACGGGGCAAAACCTTACCAAAATGGACACCGGGGAGCCATGTGGATCTGGTCTCAGGTGATATTCGCCGCAAATATTCGCTCTGCGGCAATCAACTGAATACTGAAAGCTATGTGATTGCCATCTCGTTGGAAGAAGACGGGCGAGGCGGTTCAAAGCATTTTCATGAGACGCTTGCCGTTGGTGATGATGTGCGGATTGCCGGTCCTCGCAATCATTTCAAGCTGGATGAGACGGCGGAGCATTATCAGCTTGTTGCCGGCGGGATTGGCATCACACCGATTTTGGCCATGGCAGATCGACTGAAGACACTTGGAAAATCCTATGAGCTTCATTATTGCGGTCACAGTCGGGAAAATCTGGCCTTGCTGGATCGTGTCATGCATGATCACGGGGAGGCATTGTCACTTCATATTTCGAATGAGAAGACAAGGCTGGACCTCGCAAGGCACTTTGCGGATTTGTCGTCTGGCCATCAGATCTATACCTGCGGCCCGGATCGGATGCTGGTTCAATTGGAAGAAATGGCCGAGGCTTGGCCGGAAGGCACGCTGCATTTCGAATATTTTTCTTCCGGCTCTTCCGGACTTGATCCGTCAAATGAGAAATCCTTCGAACTGGTGCTGTCCGACACTGATCTGACCATTCAAGTTGCGGCAGATGAGACGGTTTATAACGCACTTCGTTCGGTTGGCGTCGATATCAGTGTCGATTGCGGAGAGGGATTATGTGGCACCTGTGAGGCCTCAGTTCTGGAAGGCGAGATAGATCATCGTGATCGGGTGCTATCCAAAGCCGAACGAGCGGCTGGTGATCGCATGATGACCTGTTGTTCCAGAGCCAAGGGAGACAGGCTCATACTTGGATTATGA